tagacattaaatttataataaaaattaaaaaaattattagaatgaTATATTTCGAgaatataagaaattaaaataaaacttttaaaacataatatgttaaaatgaaacaattctaaaatagaataaataaaaaatgagattaaattatttaaaaatttaaaaatgagcaAAATACTAATGATTCTAATAGAAAGttttaaaacaaactaaaataatatattttaaaaacataaaaaatcaaaataaaaatttcaatcttaatatactaaaataaaatatctaatcaaatataaaaaattaaaagtgatatcCTAAAAAAATGGTGTAAGAATCGGACAACAGAATGAGTCGTTGGCTATACCTCAAACAATGACGTCATGGATTGAGGCATTTCTCTCTGTCTTTGTATGTTACGTCGACTTCATGGATATCAACGTCTCTCTCATaggctattttttatttatttattatgcaaGTAGTTCATTTTTCTATTGTTTGAACTGatcttaattaactttttagaTGAAGTAGGAAAATGTTAAGGAAGGAAGACTTAAAAATTAACAGAAGtgataaataatatgataagatacaaagaaaaattagagaaagagaaattgagtgaataataatattttttttgcagtAACATCATTTTTAACTGGAAAATGATTcttggatatatatattttaggtgTTTACACAGAAATCAaaagtagaaaaatattattgatctGATAAGTAATTTATATAAGTGATTATACAATGATatgatatgaagaaaaaaagtgttaatGCAATATTTGTATTTAAAGTATGTTTAACAACATactttagttaattaatttttaatttttttagttgaaaaatttgttagatggtttgataaataaattttttgagtaattttaagttttttctacGTGATACttgaagtataattttttaaaatgttaatttccacctttttatatttatttttttcttaaacatttattagatttttcttaaaaaaattatatttaaggcaaaattttattatttttatatttttttacatatgataaggttttattttcttttttttttaaaaaaattattatacacaATATTGATATTTGATAGTGTTAtaggtttatatttttttattttttggatattttataaataaaaatttaggagtgtttaaaattgatttgatactataattataaatattataaattataattttagcaagaaaattattttttttttttttataaaaacattactTAAATATGTctctttatgtaattttatatttttcagttaagataattttattaaatactcataattaataagaaattttttcaacttttaaatatgaactagctttccaatttttatgtataactactcgtaaataaattttttgagaaCGATAACGTACTTATAGCAAAGAAGATGTggataaaataatcattaactGCTCAACAAAGTTTAATTGTTACAATCAGAATTTATACGTTCTATATATGAGAATTTCCATTCACCAACGTTGAGTAACACAAAACAATAATTTCAATATACTTgttcaataacaaattaatttaacgtTACTCatcaatcaatatcacttgagataGACATGCAAATGAGCCTAATTTGCCTATTAATTAGCGCGTCTTCTGCTTCGTTAATTTAGAATTCATAATCCAATATAAGCCTACTTTGCATTTTTAGTGATCGATCTTTAAGAAATATCCCAGAATATGCAGCGTAAACTTCCTGCCATAGTGCCATTGATATTAATTAACGtagagaaaattataattaattcctTGCTGTGCGTCGGCGTCGAATGTGCTTTATAATTGACAAACACAAGGCTTATCAAGAAAGTTAGTTGGACTTTCTTTACGGTATGATTGCGTTTTTAGGGACTCCACCTCtgatatatgtgtatatatatgtatataaatataaatatatatatatatatatataagtatttttaattttaggttaagtttaaaatatataaatatatgtaagagaataaacacttaaaaCTTCAAAAAAGATATGTATGACTATTATAAGTTGAATCGATCCTAAAgaagttttaagaaaataaaattattaagtatgcataatttatttttaaattttaattttaaaaatggagAGATTAAACGGAAAGATCAATAAGTCATATTTAAAAGaatgtatattaattaaatatatagaaCTAATGTAgtgatttttaatgattttgtttAGAAGTCTAGaaattggataaaaataaacttaaaacacttcttttttatatattctttattattagGTAAAATTTATGCAGGACTTATTAAATATGTGAGTCACATTTATCATTTAGTGGATCCCATTTTTAAAGTAGCCAGTATGTGTTTAAGCTAATGAGcaagtatatattaaaatttaaagagcGTTAAAAAGTGTATTGTTAACCCTTTCTCACCGGATAAAACCAATCAtgtgtaaaatttatataatgaaCTTCTTTTAAACTAATCAATACATGCATAAAGTTACAAACTTTAAACCCTGAtcctataataaataatatatatggcACATCATATTAACAATTGAGACCAATCTTGTATTAtgtgtttaattaaattgatgatttaattttttatattttaatgaaatatattatactatgcaccttagtttaaaaaatattattcagtcaatcaattaaaaataattcttaatattaatttttaaataattattataaatattcacaaatttattatacacaataatttgtaattagtacaaatattttacattacaAGTACATTACCAATTTTTgcttatataaaatttgaatttttcttatattataatgAATAAACAACATactatctaaaatattttttaatatattcaatatattaacattaaaatttattacaaatcataaattttagtgAGTCTCAATTTTTGTTCAATAAATTTCTCTCAGATTGTtataatttcaacaaattttaccaaaataatggagtatatatgtattaaaaagaatatatttgataatttgTTACTAATACTCCTCTTATATATCATTGGTGTCTTACTGAGTACGTAGTGATCAGAAAATCAAACAAGCAGATCTAATATTCACGTAGGAAGGTGGAAACAAACTACAATTTATTGAATTGAAGCTTGACATTGTTACAAATATCCATAATCCCGAATTAAGGGTTTGGATACAGATGATACAACAAAAGatcttgaaaaacaaaaatgatcgTTGGAACCTAGACCAATTACTCACTGCAAATGGgtcaaaaaaattttaaaataaacgtaTTATAGTAATGCAAATGGTTGGGGATCTAAACCaattaattagtataattaattTAGGTAAAAAAATGGATTAATATTAGAGGACGTATATATGGCTCTCATTTGATAGCCTATACGAGCCCAGGGGTAAAAATTAAACGaacttattaatattataatgtcCAGTGTAATATAGTGATCGATCAGTATTCACAGTTAAGTTTCCTCTTCATGCGCCTATGCTCTTCCTCTACCTCCAGCAAGTTCATGATCACTGCATCCGAAGCATCCCTTAGCAGCTCTGACCAGTCCCTGAAAACccatcaaaacaaaatttaatactcAATGCATTAATATACTCAAACAATTTAACAAgtgaaacagaaaaaaaaatgttatgtatGGTGTAAGAGCAAATTTTCAATACTTCTATGATACCTATTCATTGGCGCCCAGTTAgaactttttaatttgataattttttgtttttatcttaagaattagtattaaaataaaataaaataaaacaaaataatcataCTTATATATATGGCTATATAACAAAGAGTGcatatatagtatttttttttttggtgaagagTAGTACGTAATACGTACCCTTTCAAAGAATCAAAGGTTAATCCGACAGTGTATTTAGCTTCCTCGAGTGCCAAACTGAACCTCTGAAGCTCTTTAGAAGGGCAAGTTCCGTTGTCCTTGACCACGAGCTGCGAGGGCTTCACGTCGTAGAAGATGGGGACAACCCTCTTCTTTGACTCCATGAGCAAAGCGAGTTCATGGAGACAAAAATACGAGTCACAATAGCGTGGCGAAAACACCGCCACACCCACTTTGCACCCGAGAATGGCCTTGTCTATATGATCGAACAACCTATCCCCAGGTTTCATGTTCATGCTGTCCAGAAAAGACCTCACTTTCATCCTCCTCAGACGGTCGTACAACAGCTCCGCGATGTTCCTCTTCGTGTCGATTCCACGGTGGTTTATGAAGACATCGCAGGCCGGCCGAGCGATTTTCCGGCACAAGGTTGCTGGCAAACGTTGCATGGCTCCTTCAAGAAGTTACCCAGCtagttagcttttttttttttattcgtaagAATTGATCAAACTCACGTATTAAGAGATTTATAATAACTCTCTGGCAGGCTCTTGAATCAACTGATCAGTTAGACTCTTTGATATGCTAGCTGTTTGTTGCTTTGCAAAGAgaaagtttttgttttgtatgtacCTAGCTAACCCTCCTATGAGTTTGTCTGTGTATTTAGTTTTTGGGTTTCATAAATGTGTGGTTGGGACAAATGACGAAGTTggtgtgtgtgtctatatatatatataaaagaaaagttgTGTTAGCAGGTTTGATTAAAGACCACTTTTATAAACTTGCGGTTTGAATTTCAATGGGGTAGTCCATGTTAATGTCTGGACTCGGGAAAATACCAAGTATTTGGACAAAAAAGAGTAAAAGTGTTTGAAAACTTTGACTGCctagaatattattattacatgtTTGGAACTGTGCTTGTCCTTCAAACACGTTGGTACATAAGATGGGTCACTTTTTTATTCTATGTGTGGGGAATCCGTTAACGCAGATCCTCTGACATGGTCATCATGCTAGTGATCTTGCCTTACTTTCGCGAGAAGTTTAGGGTGTTGCTTCCTGTTTCCCCTATAAACTATGTTTATTATATGCAAATCCAACAAAACTGTTACcatatatatgtgcatttttaaagtttttttaaagagaTAAGCTTAATAAGTTGAAAAATATTGCTACTtctacttcaatttttttttacaatatttttatttatacaaaagggaagagatgaaaaggataaaaaaagagagaaatgtaTCATAAGCAGGGGAGTTTATGACCAAGTCTATCCCATAGCCATAGGTCGATCTAGCTtgaacttaattttaatatattcaagTTTGGAAATTAGACtcattatattttaagatattctTAAGGATGTATTTTAGTTGTATTCCATTCCAAGTCATATCAACCCAGTTTAAAGTccaatattcttttaaaaagtataattttttttaaaaaaaatattaataatacaattttGTAACTTAATAGACAATGtttcatataatattatattatatttatgttgatatcatttatttcaaatatatattataaaatatatcataattataactatatatttatttaattttaaaatttattatacaaattaaatgctattattgatatattatatatgtccACAAGCTGGGTTAACTCAATCTTATTTCAAACATTTCAAGTTTTAATAGAGTTAATTAGGTTTAGATTCAAATAAATGGTCCTAAAAAAATTTGGTTGGATAGAAACAAGGATAACGTCATCCTATGTCTCAACTCTCACGAGTGATAAGATGTGCAATGAGAAAAATAtagccaaaaaaaattaatgttataataACATAACtctaatcaattttattaaagaaaattgagtTCAAGAAGCactaagacaaaagaaacatatCTTTCAGCAAGCAGAGTTTACAgggcataaaaaaaataaaaattcagccCTGTTACAATCCAGCTTTAATTTTGTCATCTTGTTGTAAAACATGCTCCAGCCTTGTGGTATCACACCATCTAATACTTTTCAGGCTTTGCTTACTTTTCCCCCCTATTTTATTTGTGATAGTCTGGAGTACGTGTTGAAAAAATTAGGAAAATTTAAGAGAAAACTTTCCATTTTCGTTTGTTATGAGCTGTCATATTCATATATCGAATTGGAATAGGTCTCAACAATCTCAAAATAGTCCGGTGTAGTGCCTTGTTTGATTTCTTAAATCGGAATTGACAAGTGGCGGTTGAAACAGTCTGGTTGTTAGAATTCATCGGAAAGTAAAACACGAGAACGTAAGAGAAAACTAATTTTAGTTTGAATGCACGATTAATAATGCAGGATTAatgattcattatttttatataattgaaatatataataaataaatacttttgaatctataaattacatttaattatattaaaaattatagtaaataatttttttatatataaattatattttaaatttaagataaataatttacagTAAAATTTGaggtattttttaatattaatttttcatttagaaaaaaaattaaatataaaaaaacataaattgaaaaaagaaaatggttaagaaaattaaatattcaagtaaagataggaaaaaaataatggtttgataTATTGAAGAATTAAATCTTTTAAGCTAGTTTCTAAGTTGTTCACCTTGGAGAACACcaaaaagagaggaagaaaaattcTAGCTCAAAGCTAACATTAGTGTTTTTTCCTAACTTTGTCTAATCATGAATTCTGAGGTAAATCATGCAACTCATCTCTATTTATGATGATTCCCTGATTCTGTCATCACATCTCTAAGGTATTATTCTGTACTATACTTTTATCGCTTTGTCTTCTAAGCCATAACAAGAATGAAGTATCACCTCATCTACCAAGCAATATTGTGACCAATCGATCACTATGAGCCTTGCATTGCCTCATATGGTCCGTGGCTCCTTGGTCATGAGGTATTATTGTGTAAGTGCATACAAGAGCTAGCCGCTATTCCCATCACAGTCAATATCCCAAAATATCTATCTCGGATGGTGTACGGTCCCTCAAGCATCAAGGCTTATGGCATAGATGCTTAAGAACGAGTTTTCCAATGCTCTTATGTTGGCTTTACCAAGATATCCATCTCGGGTGATATACACAAATCAAGATATACACAAACTTGATATTAAATTTCATAAgtatatttataagaaataaaaaatatgaaattaaatatttaagatatTAGTATATATAAGACAAGTATATCAATGAGAGTGATAATAActcctaaaatatatatatattttttttaaaaaaactcctACACATGTTCTTGTTGAATATAGtcaagaaatagaaatagaaaaaaaatatttaaattaaagtagaatataaaatatacatgACCAATCcacattatttgtttatttttctctccACTCCCCTCAACCCAACAAATCAtaaatgactttgttgatgGATGAATAGGCAATTTTTGTTCTTGTAGAAGTAGAATACTAATACTAATAAATTCACATTTTACAGATTTATATGCATAATTTTTATgagaaataaatagaaaaggttaaaaataataaaagcctGGGAAAAATAGACAAGAATTTTGGAAAAATGGACAACATACGCCACATACATTTGTTCTTTACATCATTTATTGTGTATTTGCATGTGAGAGGCAGGGAAAAAGACATCGTGTGGACTTGAGGAAGTAAGTGGGGGAGATGTGAATTTGCATATGCATCCCATTTTTACATCgtttataaatttatcaaatgtAAAAAGTATTTTCTACATCAAGTAAATTTATAACAGATGTTAAAAGTCATATTTATTTGCAAAAATGCTTGTCTTTGTTCCtatttataagattcaattttttaaatttatttattccttAAATAAGATCCAATTCATATTGTctcatgcattaattattttttgaccaAAAATATTCTTAGTTAAATAAGAAAGAGAAGTTATATTATCATGCATttagaagagagaaaaacattaatgacaatgatatttttgagaaaaattacaaatttatgacaaatttatttctataaattaagttaactactttttttaatatgagtaaattaactaattgaatcttaaaaataaaaacaaagataatatcacattttttttaaagattgatTGTTAAACAACCGATGAAAAACACATTGtaaaatagtataattttttgcaCTTGTGAGAATGTTCTATTTGATATTTTAGGCGGACCAACACGTACTTAAACACATGCATCCCCTAAAACAGGATAGGTTAGAAAATTCAATTCACCAACAACAAGTACGCCAATTTGCCTCGGCCCATTAATGGTAGGATGGTGCTGGGATGGCCATTATGAATTGAGGTAGTCCGCTTTGTAATCCCGAATCAAATATAgagattaataattattaaattatttatatggaAGCAATGTTtttcaagattattttgatgatgtcaaagactcaatttaagaatcaagagtcaagtaagtttcaagaatcaaagagtcgttcaatcaaagcaagtttcaagaatcaaagagtcgttcaatcaagattcaagattcaagtaaagaatcaagagaagactcaattaagataagtattaaaagagtttttcaaaatattgaataacacaattttgttcaagagaatttttcaaagaaaaatattttgccAAGAGTTTTATTCTCTAGTacagtagccaacattcttttcaaattgatttacaaaactgtaatgtaatcgattaccaatgttttaaaatgttagatttcaaatttcaagagtcacaacttgtgataaaacattttcaaatcatttcaaacttgtgtaatcgattacaaacgttttaattttcaaatttaaacatgaaaagtcgcatttgttgatgtgtaatcaattaccctATGATCATAATTGATTATTAGTgacttaatttgaaaaataaattatcaaaagtcacaatttttaaagtgacttgtttctagagattttttttcaaaagtcacaacttttaaagtgactagttttaaaagagagtcacaacttttaaagtgactagttttcaaaaagagtcacaactttttaaaatgattagttttaaagaaattgctaagagtcaaaaacttttaacttgagtcatcaaatgactataaatatgtgaccatgacacgaatttTATGAGAAAcaactttcaaatttttttttcattcattcaaagcattcttctaagagtttttattcaatactttctttattaaaaaaaaagttcattgttcaaaaacttgtgttatttttcttcttcattcgttctctctcttgtcaaaagatttaaaggactaactgtctgagaattcttatttcttccttctccctcttgccaaaagattcaaaggactaattgcctaagaattcttttgattctttctcttccctttaaacaaaatatttcaaaggactaaccgcctaagaattctttatcttaatacattggagggtacatcatttgtggtacaagtaaagagtacatctacttggattgtaatactgagaacaagagagggtacatctcttgtgaatCAATTCAAGTGGATGGTACATCcatttggttgttcaaagagaacaagggagagtACATCCCTTATGAATCTTTGCTTATAaagaattttacaaggttattgaaaatctcaataaccggtggttgcttggggactggatgtaggcacgggttgttgttgAATCAGTAataaaaacttgtgtttgttttcttcttccctacactctttacttttccgctgtgtactttttatttatactttacttttgtctatgTTAGTgcttctgttctttactttctcataacttaatAGTAAagtctaattgaatctagtaatattaagaaggataaatttttaattagtcaagacacattaataattaattcaatccccctttttaattattttgagatcaTTTCATCCAACAATTTATGAACAaggtttataaaaaatattatttatgaagaAGTATTAAAGCTGATATTATTAAGAAATTTTATTGTAGTATCGACTGTTAagattaacaattaataattattaaattatctatGGAGAAGAATTTATTTAACTTTCTCTATATACGTGgataatatatgtatttataaattttttagagtAAAACTTTTTCTCTATACACGCGGTTTAAAGGTATAAAGTTACACTATGGATTTTATTATGTGGCTATATAGGAATATAAAAATGCTAAAACCAGGCCATCATTCCTCTAGCTCAACATGGGTACGTAGACATTGCAAAAATTCATTGGGACTATAAACTATGCACATTTCAATGGGTACGTAGAGATAAATCACACAAATTTCAATGGGCATCCTCGGGCTCTCAAACCCAGCTATGCACATTTTAGCAAAATCTATTTTGGGGGTGAAAGTTCTTGTGTTCAATATGTTGTATGAAAGGGCAACCCCAAAATTCAGTCTCCAATCTACTTTTCGTATCTGTTAAgtttttccatttgtttttcttttaagtgAGACTTCATGTATGGAAATTATACAAGTTGGAAAATCCCGGAATTGGATCCTTCGACAGGGAATGAATGGATCATTATCATAGTAGAAATGGGAACAGGAAGACGTGAATGTTAGAAACACAGAATAaactatacattttttttctttcaattctcTATTCATAAACTATACATTCTTTTATACAATGACAAGACatctaaatattaaaataaaccgAAAGATAGTTATAATGCTTTCAAAGTTAAATACTACTGTTCATCATGGCGAATTTGTGTTCTAACTAGCTGATACTGAGTCTTCGTAAACGCGGGAATCTTGATTGATGTAACATCCTAATTTTGTCTAGTTATAAACATAGCTGATAACTGATAAAGTAATTGCGAAACCTATCCGACACACCAATTAGTCTTCTTGGTTAAAAGTAGATTCCAAAGTGTGCAATTAATCCAAGAAATAAAAACGGAAAGAGGGTAAAAGCTTTAGGTATgcaataagaaataaaaatactacttttctttctcttgattcAAAGAGAGAAGTATGAATCGTGACTTATATTCAATAAACAACGTGGGATTTTTGACTTGGTTAATCATCATATGCATGAACCTATTGGTTGCGGTTGACAGTTAAGTTCTTTGTGCATCaaatttagaaatttaattaattttcaaaaggtAAATTAATTAGCGGCTCCAATTTCGACCTtgcctttttctttaattaagtgAATTCTGATTGATATACTTTTGCTCACTTTTAATATCCTGTTATTGGCTTTTCCCACTAGCTGTTTAGCTAATCTTGTAGCTCCAACCGAAAAGGcttagtttataattttaagcaaGTAAATTGATAAAAACACGTACGTACAAAATGGCTCCATaaatatacattatatataCCTGTCtcataaataacaaaatcaacCATATATAAGATTCCGTTATGTTAGTTCAAGTGGTGAATAGATTTTTACAACACGAGCATTATTCCTTATGTACAACAAAAACTGCTTTAGCAATAATGGGACGAGACCTTCTTTCACGTGTTCTAATTAACCATTATTGTTTAAGGTTTCATGAAATGtttaaatgtttcattaatATCTCATTTGTTTTTTGTAGCATCTTAATATCTCTGTCTGAGCGTCCTATCTAATATTATGTATATTTACATCACAAAATCCAACAATagcattcaataaaaaaatataaaatccaaCAATAGCTTTTACATATAATAAagatttatatacacaagaaaggGATCAAGTTACtcagaataaattttaaaaaattatttttcattttgaatatatctttattttcttttaatgtaCGTAATGAATCTAACCAGTTAGATATCTTAGATCATTAttagaataaaagaaataaaaattaaggatgAGCAGTAACtctatcataattattttttgaggaATTTGATCCAttcatcctatatatatat
This region of Glycine max cultivar Williams 82 chromosome 7, Glycine_max_v4.0, whole genome shotgun sequence genomic DNA includes:
- the LOC100798207 gene encoding TIR-only protein — its product is MQRLPATLCRKIARPACDVFINHRGIDTKRNIAELLYDRLRRMKVRSFLDSMNMKPGDRLFDHIDKAILGCKVGVAVFSPRYCDSYFCLHELALLMESKKRVVPIFYDVKPSQLVVKDNGTCPSKELQRFSLALEEAKYTVGLTFDSLKGDWSELLRDASDAVIMNLLEVEEEHRRMKRKLNCEY